ACCCAATCCTCGAACGGCGACAGCTTGCGGGTGATGAAGCGCCAGGTCCATTCGGCGTCGAGTGGTCGCGGCGAGCGGATCAGATACTTGATCACGCTATACGACGGCCCCAAGAGGGCGGTCTCCGGCACAAATGCGGCGTGGCGCAATAGACCATTCATCGCTGTTGACCGTGGTGCGAGACGGACAATGGCCGATGACAGCAGGCCGTATTGGACTGCGCTCAAAATCTCATTGCAACTTTTTTGGCAATGGGTCGCGCAGCAAGCCAGTTAGCCTGTCGATTTGGGCCGCGTGCGGCAGCGTTGGGCCGCTTCGGCCCATTCGTGCATCGCGTAGAGGACCGGTTGCAGCCTGCTCCCCAAGGCAGTGAGCGAGTAATCGACCCTGGGCGGAATCTGCTGATGAACGCAGCGGTCGATGATGCCCGACTTCTCCAATTCGCGAAGCTGCCGTGTGAGCGTGCGCGCCGAGACTCCGTCGAGCAAGCGGGTCAATTCGCCAAATCGCTTCGTGCCGTTCAAGAGATGGTGGATGATCAGCACCTTC
This sequence is a window from Pirellulales bacterium. Protein-coding genes within it:
- a CDS encoding helix-turn-helix transcriptional regulator codes for the protein MANRVTRKNDKKKVRCPVETTIEAIGGRWKVLIIHHLLNGTKRFGELTRLLDGVSARTLTRQLRELEKSGIIDRCVHQQIPPRVDYSLTALGSRLQPVLYAMHEWAEAAQRCRTRPKSTG